A single region of the Novosphingobium sp. SL115 genome encodes:
- a CDS encoding acyl-CoA dehydrogenase family protein: MTDQFALTDDQIAIQDMARRFTADAITPFAAQWDEDHTFPRDTIKAAAELGFAAIYVSEESGGIGLGRLEAALIMEAMAYGCPATSAFISIHNMSAWMIDTFGGDEIKARYLPSLVTMDLMASYCLTEPGSGSDAAALKTTARLDGDHYVVNGTKQFISGGGVNDIYVTMVRTGDNGAKGISCLVIEKDMPGVSFGAPEKKLGWNASPTAQVIFDNVKVPVANRVGAEGDGFKFAMAGLDGGRLNIGACSLGGAQRCLDEAVAYVKDRSQFGKAIAEFQNTQFQLADMATDLEASRALLYLAAAKVTSGAPDKTRFSAMAKKLATDNGSSIVDRALQLFGGYGYLRDYPIERFWRDLRVHRILEGTNEVMRMIVGRDLLK; encoded by the coding sequence ATGACCGACCAGTTCGCGCTGACAGACGACCAGATCGCCATTCAGGACATGGCGCGCCGGTTTACCGCCGATGCCATCACGCCATTCGCGGCGCAGTGGGATGAAGACCACACGTTCCCGCGCGACACGATCAAGGCGGCGGCGGAACTGGGCTTTGCTGCCATTTATGTCAGCGAGGAATCGGGCGGGATTGGCCTTGGCCGTTTGGAAGCGGCGCTTATCATGGAAGCCATGGCCTATGGCTGTCCGGCGACAAGTGCGTTCATTTCCATCCACAATATGTCGGCCTGGATGATCGACACGTTCGGTGGGGACGAGATCAAGGCGCGCTATCTGCCCAGCCTTGTCACCATGGACCTGATGGCCAGTTACTGCCTGACTGAACCGGGTTCGGGGTCTGATGCGGCGGCGCTGAAAACCACGGCGCGGCTGGACGGCGACCATTATGTTGTCAACGGCACCAAGCAGTTCATTTCGGGCGGCGGGGTGAACGATATCTATGTCACCATGGTCCGCACTGGCGACAACGGGGCCAAGGGCATTTCGTGCCTTGTGATTGAAAAGGATATGCCCGGCGTCAGCTTTGGTGCGCCGGAAAAGAAGCTGGGCTGGAACGCCTCGCCGACCGCGCAGGTGATCTTCGATAATGTGAAGGTGCCGGTGGCGAACCGCGTCGGGGCCGAAGGTGATGGCTTCAAATTTGCCATGGCCGGGTTGGATGGCGGGCGGCTGAACATCGGTGCCTGTTCGCTGGGCGGTGCGCAGCGTTGCCTTGATGAAGCAGTGGCTTACGTGAAAGATCGCAGCCAGTTCGGCAAGGCAATTGCCGAATTTCAGAACACCCAGTTCCAGCTTGCCGACATGGCGACCGATCTGGAAGCGTCGCGGGCGTTGCTGTATCTGGCCGCCGCCAAGGTGACTTCGGGCGCGCCCGACAAGACGCGGTTTTCGGCAATGGCCAAGAAGCTGGCGACCGATAATGGATCTTCGATTGTCGACCGCGCGCTGCAATTGTTCGGTGGTTACGGCTACTTGCGCGACTATCCGATCGAGCGTTTCTGGCGCGATCTGCGTGTCCACCGCATCCTTGAAGGCACCAACGAAGTCATGCGGATGATCGTGGGAAGGGACCTTTTGAAGTGA